Proteins encoded within one genomic window of Bacillus sp. 1NLA3E:
- a CDS encoding transporter substrate-binding domain-containing protein: MKKFGLFSMLLILALFISACGTDKTPDKKAEKEKVYKVGVDVTYPPFEFKEGNEYKGIDIELINAIAKNQGFKIELSPMDFGGIIPAMQANQLDVAIAGMSITDDRKKVVDFSTPYFDAGLTVVVKNDNSSIKSVSDLNGKKVAVKKGTTGAKYATDNASKLGITVVQFNDSPAMFQEVSNGNADALIEDYPVISYAIAQQELGLKIVGDRLNGDQYGIAVLKGKNQDLLKKINKGFAELKKDGTYDEILKTYLGE; the protein is encoded by the coding sequence TTGAAAAAATTTGGTTTATTCAGTATGTTATTGATTCTTGCTCTTTTTATCTCTGCATGTGGAACTGATAAAACACCAGATAAAAAAGCCGAAAAAGAAAAGGTTTATAAGGTGGGCGTAGATGTAACTTATCCACCATTCGAATTTAAAGAAGGAAACGAGTATAAGGGAATCGATATTGAATTAATCAATGCTATTGCGAAAAATCAAGGCTTCAAAATCGAACTTTCTCCGATGGATTTTGGTGGAATTATCCCAGCCATGCAAGCTAATCAGCTTGATGTAGCGATTGCTGGTATGAGTATTACAGATGATAGAAAAAAGGTAGTAGATTTCTCAACACCGTATTTTGATGCAGGATTAACTGTTGTTGTAAAAAATGATAATTCAAGTATTAAATCTGTTTCTGACCTTAATGGAAAAAAAGTTGCAGTTAAAAAAGGGACAACAGGTGCTAAATACGCAACAGATAATGCTTCAAAATTAGGGATTACCGTCGTCCAATTTAACGATAGTCCTGCCATGTTCCAAGAAGTATCTAATGGAAATGCAGATGCACTTATTGAAGATTATCCTGTTATCTCCTATGCAATTGCCCAACAAGAGCTTGGATTAAAAATCGTGGGTGATCGTCTAAATGGAGACCAATACGGAATTGCAGTTTTAAAAGGGAAAAACCAAGATTTACTGAAAAAAATTAATAAAGGTTTTGCAGAACTTAAAAAAGATGGAACGTATGATGAGATTTTAAAAACTTACCTTGGTGAATAA